The following is a genomic window from Haloterrigena salifodinae.
GCGTCACTCTGATGACCGACGAGGTCATCGGCGTCGACACGGATCAGAACCGCCTGTCGTTCGCCGACCGAACGACCTCGCTGCACTACGACCAGCTCGTGCTGGCGACCGGCGCGACCCTCGAGCCAGAGGCCGTCCCCGGACTCGCCGAGGGCGGCCACCACTTCTACGGCCTCGCCGGCGCCGAGCGGCTCCGGGACGAACTGGCCGACTTCACGGAGGGCCACCTCGTGTTGAGCGTCGTCGGCGTCCCGCACATGTGCCCGGCGGCGCCCGTCGAGTTCACGCTGATGGTCGACGCCTGGCTCCGCGAGCGGGACCGGCGCGAGGACGTCGAGATTACCTACACGTACCCGATCAACCGCGTGCACGGCCTCGAGTCGGTCGCCGACTGGGCGACCGACCTGTTCGAGAAGCGCGACATCGGCCTCGAGACGTTTTTCAACGTCGACGAGGTCGACCCGGACGCGGAAGTCATCGAGACCGTCGAGGGCACCGAACTCGAGTACGACCTGCTCGTGGCGATCCCGTCCCACCGGGGCAGCGACCTCGTGACCGACGCGGGACTGGGCGAGGACGGCTGGGTCGATGTCGACAGGCACACGCTCGAGGCGACGGCGGCCAAGAGCGTCTACGCGATCGGCGACGTTGCGGACGTCCCGGCGAGCAAGGCCGGTAGCGTCGTCCACTACGAGGCGGGCGTCGTCGCCGATCGGATCGCCAGCCGCGCCCGCGGGGAAACGCCGACGGCGACCTATGACGGGAAGACCGTCTGCTTCCTCGAGGCCGGGATGGACGAGGCCACGTTCATCGAGTTCGAGTACGGCGAGGAGCCGTACGTCCGCGAGCCGTCGAACCCACTCCACTGGGCGAAGCTCGGCTACAACGAGTCCTACTGGCTCACCGCGTCCTTCGGTCCGAAACTCGCCGAAGTATCGAACAGCGACATCGCATTTGCCAGTGGTCTCATGGCTATCCTCGGAATCGTTTCCGTCGTATACCGGTAACGCTAGCGCTTCTCCTGCCCGGTGGCGTCGCCGTAGATCCGCTCGCAATCAGGCAGATGGTTCTCGTTATTCAACTCGTCCCGCTGCTCGCCGGTCTCGGGCTCGTCTCCTACTACTCGCCCATCTCGGATCGATTGTATTCACCGGTACAGCGACTCTCGGACTACTCGTTCGTCTTCCTGATCGTTCTACTGTTCGTCGTCTATCTCGGGGATATGATCACGCTTCTCGGCACGGGAACACTCGTTATTTCAGCCATCATCGTCGGCACATCGTTACTGCTCGGGTACGTTCTCGGCGGTCCAGCACGAACCACGAGAGAAGTTCTGGCGACGACGACTGCCGCTGGAAACGCCCCGATCGCATTGTTTATTGCAACAACTAGCTTTGCCGATCCGAACGTCCTCACGATGGTTCTCTCGTTTTCGTTTATCGGCGTCGTTGGCTCAGGACTGGTTGCTGGCGTGTGGAGACAACGACAAGGCGGGACGGCAAACGTAGCGAAAACGGAATAACCGTCAAATTATGGCAGATCGGTGACGTAATACCACCTATTCAGCGCGCAATTCCTGAGAGATCGCAGACAAACCGACGGCCCTGCTGGTACCGTTCCCACCTGTACTGACCGTTAGCTCTAGCCGAACTGGAGGACACAGGACGGTTCCCTCGAGTACGAAAAGACGCGAGTACGCGAGCCACGAACGACGACCCCTTCAACACACTCAACGCCATCTCTATGGCAATGAGTACTCGAGCGGGCGGTGCTGACGGACTATTCTGGGGGAATATCGACGACGTCGTCTTGCGCCGATATCGGACGCTTGTCAGTACGGTCGACGACGGGGTGTATCAGCTCGATCCGGAAGGGTACTTCGTCGCGGTCAACGACGTGATCGTCGAGACGACGGGGTATTCCCGCGAGGAACTCGTCGGCGAACACGTCTCGCTCGTTCTCGCCGACGCGGATATCGAGCGCATCGAAGGCGCGATCGACGGCCAGCTCGACGCGGAAGACGCGGACATCGCCACTTTCGAACTCGGCGTCCAGACTGCCGACGGCAGTGCGGTTCCCTGTGAACTACGGCTCAACCTGCTGCTCGAGGAGGATGAGTTCGAGGAACGATCGGCGCGGGTGCCGTGATCGAACGCGCCGCATCCCGCCACTATCGATCTCGCCGCAAGCGCTCGCGGCGCTCCTCGAACTCCTCGTCCGTGAGGTCGCCGCGGGCGTAGGCAGTTCTCAATTCCTCGAGAGCGGGGTCCGTCCGTCGGCTGCCGGACTGCCGGACCGCGCTGTACAGGAGGTATCCGAGACCGAGGATCACCAGTAGCGGCACGATCGACATCAGTAGCCACATCCACGTGGCTCCGGTTCCGCCCCACATTCCGCCGTTCCACATGTGGCCGCCGCCCCAGACGCCCATCATGG
Proteins encoded in this region:
- a CDS encoding NAD(P)/FAD-dependent oxidoreductase, whose protein sequence is MHRIAIVGGGTGGTVLANRLASELQTEIETDEVEVRLITADPNHVYKPTFLYVPFGKKTVDDAKRPIEELVDRRVTLMTDEVIGVDTDQNRLSFADRTTSLHYDQLVLATGATLEPEAVPGLAEGGHHFYGLAGAERLRDELADFTEGHLVLSVVGVPHMCPAAPVEFTLMVDAWLRERDRREDVEITYTYPINRVHGLESVADWATDLFEKRDIGLETFFNVDEVDPDAEVIETVEGTELEYDLLVAIPSHRGSDLVTDAGLGEDGWVDVDRHTLEATAAKSVYAIGDVADVPASKAGSVVHYEAGVVADRIASRARGETPTATYDGKTVCFLEAGMDEATFIEFEYGEEPYVREPSNPLHWAKLGYNESYWLTASFGPKLAEVSNSDIAFASGLMAILGIVSVVYR
- a CDS encoding PAS domain S-box protein — its product is MSTRAGGADGLFWGNIDDVVLRRYRTLVSTVDDGVYQLDPEGYFVAVNDVIVETTGYSREELVGEHVSLVLADADIERIEGAIDGQLDAEDADIATFELGVQTADGSAVPCELRLNLLLEEDEFEERSARVP
- a CDS encoding SHOCT domain-containing protein, whose amino-acid sequence is MATDESLIRTLLIVIAAILLIPALMMALVMPMMGVWGGGHMWNGGMWGGTGATWMWLLMSIVPLLVILGLGYLLYSAVRQSGSRRTDPALEELRTAYARGDLTDEEFEERRERLRRDR